A portion of the Lolium rigidum isolate FL_2022 chromosome 1, APGP_CSIRO_Lrig_0.1, whole genome shotgun sequence genome contains these proteins:
- the LOC124692378 gene encoding phosphatidylinositol 4-kinase gamma 4-like, translating to MSSAGVIALGPVPDDLAYLPISFGHSGRCSSASQLQDHILIFLAVPGAPPMPMSVLGTDSIASVKLRIQRFKGFVVNKQRLVLDGHELARNNCPVRDYGLEDGNVLHLVIRLADLRVINIETASGKKFQFQVDQTRNVKYLKSKLADDEDLGCLEDDKLEYDGEVLEDHRLIADISNRDDAVLHLFIRKPAKLRTQQVEKDTLVTVDNPQEKEDLANESLVVNPAKPAGGKPAPVEPIVVNRKARLSPEVVKMIDSAIAGLENGHTPVMSAEGSGGVYFMQDSSGQKNVAVFKPIDEEPMAENNPRGLPLSTDGEGMKRGTRVGEGALREVAAYILDHQVVERESGRSVGFSGVPPTAIVRSLHRGKSFKVGSLQMFKENDGSCEDMGPRAFPVKEVHKIAVLDIRLANADRHAGNILVSKEEGATYKLIPIDHGYCLPEKFEDCTFEWLYWPQAREPFNDETTEYISSLDAEEDIKLLKFHGWELSSSCARVLRISTMLLKKGAARGLTPYDIGRILCRETVNRDSEIEDIIQEAEDAVLPGTSENLFLETVSEIIDRRLLGK from the exons ATGTCGTCGGCCGGCGTCATCGCGCTCGGGCCGGTGCCCGACGACCTGGCCTACCTGCCCATCAGCTTCGGCCACTCGGGCCGCTGCTCCTCCGCCTCGCAGCTGCAGGACcacatcctcatcttcctcgccgTCCCCGGCGCGCCGCCCATGCCGATGAGCGTGCTGGGCACCGACTCCATCGCCTCCGTCAAGCTGCGCATCCAGCGCTTCAAGGGCTTCGTCGTCAACAAGCAGCGCCTCGTGCTCGACGGCCACGAGCTGGCCCGCAACAACTGCCCCGTCAGGGACTACGGCCTCGAGGACGGCAACGTGCTGCACCTCGTCATCCGCCTCGCCGACCTCCGCGTCATCAACATCGAGACCGCCAGCGGCAAGAAGTTCCAGTTCCAGGTCGACCAGACCCGCAACGTCAAGTACCTCAAGAGCAAGCTCGCCGATGACGAGGACCTCGGCTGCCTCGAGGATGACAAGCTCGAGTACGACGGCGAGGTGCTCGAGGACCACCGCTTGATCGCTGATATCAGCAACAGGGATGATGCTGTGCTTCACTTGTTCATCCGCAAGCCGGCAAAGCTACGGACGCAGCAGGTCGAGAAGGATACCTTGGTTACGGTTGACAACCCTCAGGAGAAAGAGGACCTTGCGAATGAATCTCTTGTTGTGAACCCTGCGAAACCAGCTGGTGGCAAGCCTGCTCCTGTTGAACCGATTGTTGTGAACCGTAAGGCGAGGCTTTCGCCTGAAGTGGTGAAGATGATCGACTCGGCAATAGCTGGTCTTGAGAACGGGCACACACCAGTTATGTCAGCAGAAGGTTCGGGCGGTGTTTACTTCATGCAAGATTCATCAGGCCAGAAGAATGTCGCGGTGTTCAAGCCCATTGACGAGGAACCAATGGCCGAGAACAACCCGAGGGGTCTCCCGCTGTCGACTGACGGGGAAGGCATGAAGAGAGGGACACGTGTTGGGGAAGGTGCGCTCAGGGAAGTTGCGGCTTATATTCTGGACCACCAGGTTGTTGAGCGTGAATCGGGTCGCAgtgttggcttctctggtgtgcctCCCACAGCAATTGTCCGAAGCTTACATAGGGGGAAGAGCTTCAAGGTTGGATCCCTGCAGATGTTCAAGGAGAACGATGGCAGCTGCGAGGATATGGGTCCCCGGGCTTTTCCAGTGAAGGAGGTCCACAAAATAGCAGTGTTAGATATTAGGCTAGCGAATGCTGATCGTCATGCAGGGAACATTCTAGTTTCCAAGGAAGAAGGTGCCACCTACAAGCTCATCCCAATTGATCATGGTTACTGCCTGCCAGAGAAG TTTGAGGATTGCACCTTTGAGTGGCTTTACTGGCCTCAAGCCCGTGAGCCGTTCAACGACGAGACTACTGAATATATTAGCTCTCTAGACGCTGAAGAGGACATCAAGCTTCTCAAGTTCCACGGGTGGGAGCTGTCTTCAAGCTGTGCCCGTGTCCTGCGCATCAGCACCATGCTGTTGAAGAAGGGGGCGGCACGTGGCCTCACGCCATATGACATAGGACGTATATTGTGCAGGGAAACTGTGAATAGGGACTCCGAGATCGAGGACATCATCCAGGAAGCAGAGGATGCTGTTCTTCCAGGGACAAGTGAGAACCTGTTCCTGGAAACCGTATCCGAGATCATAGACCGCCGCCTCCTCGGCAAGTAA